In Lytechinus variegatus isolate NC3 chromosome 12, Lvar_3.0, whole genome shotgun sequence, a single window of DNA contains:
- the LOC121425220 gene encoding msx2-interacting protein-like has translation MDALDNSNFPTAQAMSSIPAAPSALPPNPSALRTPPSVTIPVPTRSGLTGASSSKPGRYEAGVDTTPLTPPSSSHNLQLVFDSSKIYDNHPRKYRLLLEIDKDNSVNSKNISKSAPSTTNATATQQPSPPSVTVEDGQVIAMGATSSGPSAGPSPTPDPAAAQPKSLPTSGAPFTLSEAVSSLAIKKEKGESKYVPQEFLKTFKAATTLGPPSDHKNQRRSGSYSGPSSSSAEISSAVGIPSSGIVRESMAPLPKIVTPESCGANAPAGCTVLQPEPRRLFGFGPLYRPLPETVCATGGRRQSSPTLHVPGDLSDAVGREGITGAGYSGARRASDCPDGVAPGTDGHKKKSPTPAELNVWLGGSF, from the exons ATGGATGCTTTGGATAATTCAAATTTCCCAACCGCCCAAGCCATGTCGTCGATTCCTGCGGCACCCTCTGCCCTTCCTCCAAATCCCAGTGCTTTACGAACTCCGCCCAGTGTTACAATACCAGTACCAACCAGGAGTGGTTTGACAGGGGCGTCGTCCTCCAAACCAGGGCGCTATGAAGCAGGGGTAGACACCACACCCCTTACCCCTCCCAGCTCCTCACACAATCTTCAGCTGGTATTTGATTCCAGTAAAATCTATGATAACCATCCCAGGAAGTACAG ATTACTTTTAGAAATTGACAAGGATAATAGCGTCAATAGCAAGAACATTTCCAAGTCAGCACCGTCTACTACCAATGCTACTGCTACCCAGCAACCCTCCCCTCCATCTGTCACTGTTGAAGATGGGCAAGTCATAGCCATGGGCGCAACAAGCAGTGGTCCATCAGCTGGTCCGAGCCCCACACCTGATCCAGCAGCTGCACAACCAAAGTCGTTACCCACCTCAGGAGCCCCGTTCACACTCTCTGAAGCAGTCTCATCCCTTGCtatcaagaaagaaaaag GTGAATCAAAGTATGTACCTCAGGAGTTTCTGAAAACCTTCAAAGCAGCCACAACTCTTGGTCCTCCATCAGATCATAAAAATCAACGAAGATCAGGATCCTATTCGGGCCCGTCATCTTCGTCTGCAGAGATCTCCTCAGCGGTAGGCATACCGAGTTCAGGGATTGTCCGAGAAAGCATGGCACCACTACCAAAAATTGTTACTCCAGAAAG CTGTGGAGCAAATGCCCCAGCTGGATGCACCGTCTTGCAACCGGAACCCCGTCGTCTCTTTGGCTTTGGACCCCTCTACCGCCCTCTCCCAGAAACCGTCTGTGCCACTGGTGGGCGTCGCCAGAGCAGCCCCACCCTCCATGTGCCTGGGGATCTGTCAGATGCTGTGGGTAGGGAAGGAATTACTGGGGCGGGATACTCAGGAGCTAGGAGGGCCAGTGATTGCCCTGATGGGGTTGCTCCAGGAACCGATGGACACAAGAAAAAGAGCCCCACCCCTGCAGAACTCAATGTGTGGCTTGGAGGATCATTCTAG